TTCACTGCAAGTTCCCTGCCTCTTCGGGCTTGCCCCAGTGTTCATGCGGGTTTTATGCGGTGGAAAACATTCACTGTTATTTTCACTGATAAATTCGCTGTTAATTCACTGTTAGCCCCCTGATCAGTGAATGAACAGTGAATGGGAAACCTGGGAAGCGCGGTCAAATTAGGACACTACCCAACTCTGGGCGGGTGGCGAACCCTTTCTCCTTGTCGTTCTTATGATCTTCCAAACCGTGGGTGCCGCATCCTTCGTGGTGTGTGACCTCTCCGGGGCGACGGATGCCATCTCATTTACCGGAGAGAGGATACAGATATGAGGACAATGACGTTAATAATCGGTTTGTGCATTGCCTTGAGTGTGGCAAGTCTTGCGCAGCAACCGACAACCTTGAGGATCACGGATGGGCCGAAGGTCGAGAGCGTCAGCAGCAACTCGGCTCAGATTGCATGGACTACGAACGCTGCTGCAGGCACCATGCTGTTGTATGGCACCGATCAGAATGGCATTCAAAGGAGCTCGGATCGGGGCTGGCCGGCCAATCAGATCCAACCCAGTGGCACGAATCCCGGAATGGCTGAGGTACCCTGGGGAGGAACAACCCATCGGATCCAACTTACCAATCTACAGCCTCAGACTAGGTACTACTTTGCGGTTCGTTCCACCGCGGGCGAAAACACTACTGGAATGACGACCAGCAACGTCTCTTCTTTCACAACCCGGGGCAACGGTCAGGCACAAGGCCGAGAGACCCAAGATCAATACGGCTGGTATCAGAATCAGGGAGGAAACAGTTCCGCGTACCGGCAGGGCATGGCAGATGGGCACCGGGATCGCAACGGTAATCAAGCCCGCAACTACCGCGGACAGTACGACAACGCCAACGATCGCGCAGACTACCAGTCCGGATACGACCAGTCATATGGCAATCGGAATGGCAACGGCAATGGCCGACCGTACGATTCTCGCGACCAGTACGGCCGGGATCAGAACGGGAATCCTAACCGGGACGAGACCGGAGTGCGGCGCGACGGCGGGTACTACGATCCTGGGAATGGCGCTGGCCCGAACGGCCAATACGGCAGCGGCCAGCAGAACCCGGCGTACCAAAACGGATTTCAGGATGGAATCCGCGATGGCAGGAACGATTTCCAGTCCCGCCGCAACAGCAGTCTGACGACCACGGCAAACTATCGCAATGCGACCGGCGGCTATGACAGGAACTGGGGCAGCCCGAATCAATACAAGGACATGTATCGTCAGGGCTACACGCGCGGATACCAGCAGGGCTACAACGGACAAGGCTCTTACGAGCCCCGCTGAATCTCGGCTGGGGACCAAAAGGATTTTCAGAGGGTGGGTAGAGGCTGTCTGTAGCGGGCGGGTGGCCGACCCTTGCACTCGGCCTTCGTTTTTCTGAGCTACAAGCTGCGGGCGCAGCACCTTTCGTCCGACTTGTCCATCGAATCATCACGTGAGCCCGATCGCTTCGTGATGGCCTGGACGGGTGGCACACCCTTTCTCTCGGTCCGGTTTGTTTTATTCCTTTTTTGGGGATTCCAAAATGTGGGTGCCGCACCCTTCGTGCGTTTGAGGGGTGCGTGTTTCCCATGCCGGTGGCACTGCCAGAAGGACTTCGGCTTTGCAAAGGTGCTAGAACCACCAGCACAGAAAGACCGACAGCGTGGGGAGCGAGATTATCGAGCCACAGAAAAGGCGACCTCGCCATAAGCAACTAAGGATCGCTCTGATGACGGCTGCTTGGAAAGAAAATTACACAAGAATTTCGGACGGGGTAGCGCACCCTTCTTTTTTCTGCCTGCAATTCCCAGAATATTGACTATCAATTCGAGCTTCCTCGGCTGGCCGGAGGCACGATTCCGTTCATGCGCAGGTATTCCACCATCTGTCCGTAATGATCGAATGCATGGGCAACACCGAAGGTAGCCAGGTAC
This region of Terriglobales bacterium genomic DNA includes:
- a CDS encoding fibronectin type III domain-containing protein; the protein is MTLIIGLCIALSVASLAQQPTTLRITDGPKVESVSSNSAQIAWTTNAAAGTMLLYGTDQNGIQRSSDRGWPANQIQPSGTNPGMAEVPWGGTTHRIQLTNLQPQTRYYFAVRSTAGENTTGMTTSNVSSFTTRGNGQAQGRETQDQYGWYQNQGGNSSAYRQGMADGHRDRNGNQARNYRGQYDNANDRADYQSGYDQSYGNRNGNGNGRPYDSRDQYGRDQNGNPNRDETGVRRDGGYYDPGNGAGPNGQYGSGQQNPAYQNGFQDGIRDGRNDFQSRRNSSLTTTANYRNATGGYDRNWGSPNQYKDMYRQGYTRGYQQGYNGQGSYEPR